From Methanosarcina lacustris Z-7289, one genomic window encodes:
- a CDS encoding TIGR00266 family protein, with product MADDIDYEIIGNEMQLVEIELDPGETVQAEAGAMAYMGPGIQMQTGMGNEGGGLLGGLKKGLKRALTGESFFITSFTHKGSGKGHVAFAAPYPGKIIPLDLSKFGGSILCQKDAFLCAAKGVEVELAFTRKLGAGLFGGEGFILQRLRGNGLAFVHIGGTVIIKDLAPGETYHIDTGCVAAFTETVTYDITWSKDFKNALFGGEGVVLATLTGPGTVYMQSLPFSRLADRIVAASAHGRNRDEQTGIGGSGVLGGLLGGDRSF from the coding sequence ATGGCTGACGATATCGACTACGAGATTATTGGCAACGAAATGCAGCTCGTTGAAATTGAGCTTGATCCAGGCGAGACTGTTCAGGCAGAGGCCGGAGCTATGGCATATATGGGGCCCGGAATCCAGATGCAGACAGGTATGGGCAACGAAGGCGGCGGACTTCTGGGAGGTCTAAAAAAGGGATTGAAACGAGCCCTGACAGGGGAGAGTTTCTTTATTACAAGCTTTACACACAAAGGTTCCGGAAAAGGGCATGTGGCTTTTGCGGCTCCGTACCCGGGCAAGATTATCCCTCTTGACCTTAGCAAGTTTGGAGGCAGTATTCTCTGCCAGAAGGACGCTTTTCTCTGTGCTGCCAAGGGTGTGGAAGTGGAATTAGCTTTTACCCGCAAACTCGGAGCAGGGCTTTTTGGCGGTGAAGGTTTCATTCTTCAGAGGCTGCGGGGTAACGGCCTGGCCTTTGTCCACATCGGAGGCACGGTTATAATAAAGGATCTGGCTCCAGGTGAGACTTACCACATTGACACGGGCTGTGTGGCAGCTTTTACCGAAACTGTGACTTATGACATAACATGGTCGAAAGACTTTAAAAATGCCCTATTTGGCGGTGAAGGAGTTGTCCTTGCTACCCTGACAGGTCCCGGTACTGTGTACATGCAGAGCCTGCCTTTTTCGCGCCTTGCCGACAGAATTGTTGCGGCTTCTGCTCACGGCCGCAATCGGGACGAACAGACTGGCATTGGTGGCAGTGGCGTGCTGGGTGGTCTGCTTGGTGGAGACAGGTCATTCTAA
- a CDS encoding CBS domain-containing protein gives MQVKDIMVQPHKIDKSDTISHALDLMEKKDTKRLLVVHDNQTLGVLTMRSLTEQLGTRKKQSKPASSLHVATAVSDNFVKVLPETDVKDALTLIKKNGGVIIVMENENAMGWVTPQEFMKTNRFTGFAGEVMEKNPITVSPSDRVSHARHLILDENVGRLPVIENGKLVGIIAEEDIAFAMRSFRDLVADNQQDSRIKNLLVGDIMTRSVVSVYTNTPLADAVNTMLERNLGGVPVLNLEEELVGFLARRNVVNTIQE, from the coding sequence ATGCAAGTTAAAGACATAATGGTACAACCACACAAAATTGATAAGTCAGACACCATATCTCACGCCCTTGATCTCATGGAAAAAAAAGATACGAAGCGCCTGCTGGTAGTGCATGACAACCAGACGCTTGGTGTACTTACCATGAGAAGTCTGACAGAGCAGCTCGGAACTCGCAAGAAACAGAGTAAACCTGCATCCTCTTTGCATGTTGCAACAGCCGTATCCGACAACTTTGTAAAGGTTTTGCCAGAAACCGATGTTAAAGATGCCCTCACCCTGATTAAAAAGAATGGAGGCGTGATCATTGTCATGGAAAATGAAAACGCAATGGGATGGGTGACCCCGCAGGAGTTCATGAAAACAAACCGTTTCACAGGCTTTGCCGGGGAAGTGATGGAAAAAAACCCGATCACTGTCAGTCCCTCAGACCGTGTAAGCCACGCCAGACACCTTATCCTTGATGAGAACGTGGGAAGGCTGCCGGTAATTGAAAATGGAAAGCTCGTAGGAATCATTGCAGAAGAAGATATCGCTTTTGCGATGCGCTCTTTCAGGGACCTGGTAGCTGACAACCAGCAGGATTCCAGAATCAAAAACCTGCTTGTTGGAGACATTATGACCCGCAGCGTGGTCAGTGTGTACACCAACACCCCTCTTGCAGATGCAGTTAATACCATGCTGGAACGCAATCTCGGAGGCGTCCCTGTACTGAATCTGGAAGAAGAATTGGTTGGTTTCCTCGCACGCCGGAATGTAGTAAATACAATCCAGGAATAA
- a CDS encoding CBS domain-containing protein, with the protein MNVADIMSSPVYVVNVDEPVSHARKLMLKYKISTLLVLNEGKMVGIVTQSDLSNRLAQAEPLWRRRPIDQIPIKLLMTESVITIYPEASISQAAALMLENGVHNIPVVKNDIVGIVTRTDIVRYIAEHSEEMDTKIPKLMTEDVVSVHRHHTINHVIEEMNKNEIQRVIVKDDAGKPVGIISRRSLALTLLTDNEGKLSTKSIKLARKSSPGGQKTFRYVKEVPLTAEDVMVSPIISIDVNKKISDAAKQLIEEEITALPVSDGEEIVGIISRTDIMKSVL; encoded by the coding sequence ATGAATGTTGCGGACATCATGAGTTCACCTGTGTACGTTGTAAACGTAGATGAACCCGTGTCACATGCAAGAAAACTGATGTTAAAATACAAAATCAGTACGTTGCTTGTCCTTAACGAGGGCAAAATGGTGGGAATCGTCACGCAATCAGACCTCAGCAACCGTCTGGCTCAAGCCGAACCTCTCTGGAGGAGACGGCCTATAGACCAGATCCCGATCAAGTTGCTGATGACAGAATCTGTAATCACCATTTATCCCGAGGCCTCCATTTCCCAGGCAGCCGCTTTAATGCTTGAGAACGGAGTGCATAACATTCCGGTGGTAAAAAACGATATTGTAGGTATTGTCACCAGGACAGATATCGTGCGCTATATTGCGGAACATTCGGAAGAAATGGATACAAAGATCCCCAAACTGATGACTGAAGACGTCGTTTCTGTTCACAGGCACCACACAATCAACCATGTGATAGAAGAAATGAACAAAAACGAGATCCAAAGAGTGATCGTTAAAGATGATGCAGGAAAACCTGTGGGAATTATTTCAAGAAGAAGCCTTGCCTTAACCCTCTTAACTGATAACGAAGGCAAACTTTCAACAAAAAGCATCAAGCTGGCCCGGAAGTCTTCACCTGGAGGGCAGAAAACTTTCAGATATGTAAAAGAAGTGCCTTTAACAGCGGAAGACGTCATGGTTTCTCCAATAATATCCATTGATGTAAACAAAAAAATTAGCGATGCTGCAAAACAATTGATTGAAGAAGAGATAACAGCCCTGCCTGTCAGCGATGGTGAAGAAATAGTAGGAATAATTAGCAGGACCGACATTATGAAATCCGTGCTCTGA
- a CDS encoding CBS domain-containing protein codes for MILLNKKTTFVPVEKMNVQPNLNNSGKTTQQKDPQMISSMGTMRIGPSFKSRITEHEGRILALATRDVVTLPPTATIMEAVKIMTERKFRRIPITDAGTGRLEGVVTSVDIIDFLGGGSRNLLVENRFKGNLLAAINEEVRQIMETDVAYIHEKADFKDAVTTMLKRETGGLPIVNDEMQVVAIFTERNAVELMGGIVTNKTVDEYMTKNVTMVTTDTPIGHAAKVMVKNRFRRLPVVKDGIFAGIVTASDIVHFLGRGDAFSKLTTGNIHEALDQHVGSIVSKELIWTSPGTDMGKAMKIMLDKKIGSLPVLEDGVLRGIITESDFLRGFDF; via the coding sequence GTGATCCTATTGAACAAAAAGACGACATTTGTCCCAGTCGAAAAAATGAATGTTCAGCCAAACCTGAACAACTCAGGCAAAACAACGCAACAGAAAGACCCTCAAATGATCAGTAGCATGGGCACAATGAGAATAGGTCCCAGTTTCAAATCCCGCATTACGGAACATGAGGGGAGAATTCTTGCCCTTGCAACAAGGGATGTAGTAACCCTTCCTCCCACTGCAACCATCATGGAAGCCGTCAAAATTATGACTGAAAGGAAATTCAGGCGTATTCCGATCACAGATGCAGGAACAGGGAGACTGGAAGGAGTCGTTACTTCTGTTGACATCATCGACTTCCTGGGAGGCGGCAGTAGGAACCTCCTTGTCGAAAACCGTTTCAAAGGCAACCTTTTGGCTGCAATAAACGAAGAAGTACGGCAGATTATGGAGACTGATGTTGCGTACATCCATGAAAAGGCAGATTTTAAAGATGCCGTTACAACAATGCTTAAAAGGGAGACCGGCGGCCTGCCAATAGTAAATGATGAAATGCAGGTCGTCGCAATCTTTACCGAAAGAAATGCCGTGGAACTGATGGGAGGAATTGTGACAAACAAAACCGTTGATGAATATATGACCAAAAATGTCACAATGGTAACAACCGACACTCCCATCGGACATGCAGCAAAAGTAATGGTAAAAAACAGGTTCCGAAGACTTCCTGTAGTAAAGGATGGAATCTTTGCGGGAATAGTCACTGCCTCCGATATTGTCCATTTCCTTGGAAGAGGGGATGCATTCAGCAAATTGACAACAGGAAATATTCATGAGGCTCTGGACCAGCATGTAGGCTCTATTGTTTCAAAAGAACTGATCTGGACCAGCCCTGGCACAGATATGGGAAAAGCTATGAAAATCATGCTCGATAAAAAGATAGGTTCACTTCCGGTTCTGGAAGACGGAGTGCTACGCGGTATTATTACAGAGAGCGATTTTCTGAGAGGGTTTGACTTTTAA
- a CDS encoding CBS domain-containing protein, producing MNVSEIMTEGSISVKDGDFVTHARQMMRDYLLRGLVVVDEENRLVGMLNDQDIMKITSTRSDVTVGGYARQSPTVTPDMDVVKAAKLMVQSKQNRVPVVKSTTDHTVVGVLSDVDILKKVELPKSISKTIEMIMSKKVKTCLPDERVSKIWNNMIEKDYTGIPVVSKKGDPVGMITRGDIIKSGFLRISMEDERATRPNESPKVERVMSTPAYTLSENDSVKSAIEMIIRYDIGRVTVVNEQGKISGIVDRQDLLGSLTSVWSE from the coding sequence ATGAATGTCAGCGAGATTATGACAGAAGGGTCCATAAGTGTCAAAGATGGGGATTTTGTAACTCATGCCCGTCAAATGATGCGTGATTACTTACTTCGAGGCCTTGTTGTTGTTGATGAGGAAAACAGGCTTGTGGGTATGCTGAATGACCAGGATATCATGAAAATCACGTCCACACGCTCGGATGTTACGGTAGGCGGATATGCTAGGCAGTCTCCTACAGTCACTCCAGATATGGATGTTGTGAAGGCTGCAAAATTGATGGTGCAATCGAAACAGAACAGGGTTCCGGTTGTAAAATCAACAACAGACCATACGGTTGTAGGTGTCTTGAGTGACGTTGATATTCTCAAAAAAGTGGAACTTCCAAAAAGTATTTCGAAAACCATAGAAATGATTATGTCAAAAAAAGTCAAAACCTGTTTACCGGATGAAAGGGTCTCCAAGATTTGGAATAACATGATAGAAAAGGATTATACCGGTATTCCAGTAGTTTCAAAGAAAGGCGATCCCGTCGGGATGATAACAAGGGGGGATATAATTAAATCCGGCTTTTTGAGGATATCCATGGAAGACGAACGGGCAACAAGACCAAACGAAAGTCCCAAAGTTGAAAGGGTTATGTCAACTCCTGCGTACACTCTTTCAGAGAATGATTCCGTAAAGAGTGCGATTGAAATGATTATCCGGTATGATATCGGAAGAGTTACTGTAGTAAATGAGCAGGGTAAAATATCCGGAATCGTTGACAGGCAGGACCTCCTTGGATCCCTCACCAGCGTGTGGTCGGAGTGA
- a CDS encoding CBS domain-containing protein, which translates to MVDEPEREEGNDIHNREIEKEVSVAEVMNKTVITMDINTDIPAIAREMVKHDVGSVIITEKEKAMGIITERDLVRDIIAKDRQPSKVHVSKILSSPLVTVEPETSVVNASEMMLKANIKRLPVLEDGTIIGVVSNTDILMVTPGLSTILKDLIDMNREALLSTPSTDDIEEDFSAGICESCSYHSVDLKLVDGKYLCENCRQAEGEDYE; encoded by the coding sequence ATGGTTGATGAACCTGAAAGGGAAGAAGGTAATGATATTCACAACCGAGAAATTGAAAAGGAGGTCTCAGTTGCTGAAGTGATGAATAAAACAGTCATCACAATGGACATTAACACAGATATTCCTGCCATTGCAAGGGAAATGGTCAAACACGATGTAGGAAGCGTAATTATCACAGAAAAAGAAAAGGCCATGGGGATCATAACTGAAAGGGATCTTGTTAGGGACATCATTGCAAAGGACAGACAACCCAGCAAGGTACATGTGAGCAAAATCCTTTCATCCCCACTGGTAACCGTGGAGCCTGAGACCAGTGTAGTAAACGCTTCCGAAATGATGTTGAAAGCTAATATTAAAAGGCTGCCAGTCCTTGAAGATGGTACAATTATAGGAGTGGTGTCGAATACTGATATTCTGATGGTAACACCCGGGCTCAGTACCATACTCAAGGATCTTATTGATATGAACCGGGAAGCTCTCCTCTCCACTCCTTCAACTGATGATATTGAAGAAGACTTCAGTGCAGGAATATGTGAGTCCTGTTCTTATCATTCAGTAGACCTGAAATTAGTGGACGGTAAATACTTGTGCGAAAACTGTCGGCAAGCAGAAGGGGAGGATTACGAATGA
- a CDS encoding OB-fold nucleic acid binding domain-containing protein (Replication protein A protects and stabilize the intermediate ssDNA that is generated by the unwinding action of a DNA helicase at the replication fork. In addition, SSBs prevent the formation of secondary structures by single-stranded template DNA.), with protein MTDIDTIYKKLSHVISREDFLQRTQEKVENMGGLCDEAMAAMLVANELGFSDASRDSVKIESITPESGPVNFVARIVSIFDIKEFTRNDGTIGRVGNLIVGDETGKVKLTLWDNMADLIKNEKVKVGQTVQVSGHAKQGYSGVEINIGNNGVLTESEEEVDVVSASQNIKDIKDGMGDLNLMGKVLEVSEVRTFQRKDGNSGRVGNLTIGDSTGTLRVTLWDEKTDFLTQIEYGDTVELINAYARENAFTQKVELQIGSRSIITKSEKKVEYKEEFTPVADIKADMNNINISGRVLDISEVRAFEKKDGSPGRVGNILLGDSTGKIRLTLWDEKTDFLEEIDFDETVEVLNAYSRENTFSQQVELSLGARGIIQKSEKKVEYREKFTDITNIVPGESYSVQGKVSEIGELREFEKEDGTESVVANLQLKDETGSIRLTLWGEQAYVIEDLDIDSEIQIIDAYAKYGLNEEIELSVGNRSRVIIL; from the coding sequence ATGACCGATATTGACACTATTTATAAAAAGCTCAGCCATGTCATCAGTAGAGAAGATTTCCTGCAGCGCACACAGGAAAAGGTCGAGAACATGGGAGGGCTTTGTGATGAGGCGATGGCTGCCATGCTGGTTGCCAATGAACTGGGATTCTCGGATGCGAGCAGGGACAGCGTGAAAATAGAAAGTATTACACCTGAGAGCGGACCTGTTAATTTTGTTGCAAGAATTGTTTCGATTTTTGATATCAAGGAGTTTACCCGGAACGATGGCACCATAGGTAGAGTTGGAAATCTGATTGTCGGAGACGAAACCGGAAAAGTAAAGTTAACCCTGTGGGACAATATGGCAGACCTGATTAAAAACGAAAAAGTAAAGGTAGGACAAACCGTCCAGGTCAGCGGCCATGCAAAGCAGGGCTATTCCGGCGTGGAAATTAACATCGGCAATAATGGAGTCCTGACCGAAAGTGAAGAAGAAGTTGATGTTGTTTCGGCCAGCCAGAATATAAAGGACATAAAAGATGGAATGGGAGACCTCAACCTTATGGGAAAAGTGCTTGAGGTTTCTGAAGTAAGGACCTTCCAGCGCAAAGACGGCAATAGCGGGAGAGTGGGAAACCTGACGATTGGGGATTCCACAGGCACACTCAGGGTGACGCTATGGGACGAAAAAACCGATTTTTTAACCCAGATTGAGTATGGGGACACTGTTGAGCTGATCAATGCTTACGCCCGTGAAAATGCCTTTACGCAGAAAGTAGAGTTGCAAATAGGAAGCCGGAGCATAATCACGAAAAGCGAAAAGAAAGTAGAATATAAAGAAGAGTTTACCCCTGTTGCAGATATAAAAGCTGATATGAATAATATCAATATTTCAGGAAGGGTACTTGACATCTCAGAAGTCCGGGCCTTCGAGAAAAAAGACGGCTCTCCCGGCAGGGTTGGAAACATCCTCCTGGGCGATTCCACAGGCAAAATAAGGCTTACACTCTGGGACGAAAAAACCGATTTTCTTGAGGAGATTGATTTTGATGAAACAGTGGAGGTTCTCAATGCATATTCCCGGGAAAACACTTTCAGCCAGCAGGTGGAACTTAGCCTGGGAGCCAGAGGGATAATTCAGAAAAGTGAAAAAAAGGTTGAGTACAGAGAGAAATTTACTGACATCACCAACATTGTCCCGGGAGAAAGTTATTCTGTCCAGGGAAAAGTTTCCGAAATCGGAGAACTAAGAGAGTTTGAGAAGGAAGATGGAACCGAAAGTGTGGTAGCAAACCTGCAGCTTAAGGACGAAACAGGCAGTATCCGGCTAACTCTCTGGGGAGAACAGGCCTATGTGATAGAGGACCTGGATATCGACTCCGAGATCCAGATCATTGATGCTTATGCCAAGTATGGATTGAACGAAGAAATAGAACTTAGTGTTGGGAACAGGAGCAGAGTGATTATTCTCTAA